A genome region from Hevea brasiliensis isolate MT/VB/25A 57/8 chromosome 9, ASM3005281v1, whole genome shotgun sequence includes the following:
- the LOC110663963 gene encoding LOW QUALITY PROTEIN: protein TRIGALACTOSYLDIACYLGLYCEROL 4, chloroplastic-like (The sequence of the model RefSeq protein was modified relative to this genomic sequence to represent the inferred CDS: inserted 1 base in 1 codon; substituted 1 base at 1 genomic stop codon), which yields MANLRTAMDSAFWDQPISSPRTLEGSAGSMPGDPFPLDATRASRALRIQQLSLLGNGFPLGIIPSHSPTSNKDLATERHDTEGFLLYILAGYSGLPLSNAIEGCVHIILLKARNVKSPSVPGQLCVGCSALQIVLLLASCYQLCTPSQSHLKYVNVLFLLKSYAFVSLCGDDYGLQQRVILQLPLHDITLEAAXPELFIDXYWDIPESISLDLSSLVSESGFRYRFGIHKSNGHPKAINAVNDQPPLALMPGLCGKVSFSYENRKDLWRKKQTKKDVMVKADKGWILGPSNDARLSEPHAAISGSIGGSCAACFGGRGNSASADGDISTSTRNRGPSSADLFGSVCCTFQHGKFTKRYGDLTRVDARLDIYSAFAVTKRAFNIFRSSVSVADNGLSSPTLNLIIQQQALKVFLFFPVFNA from the exons ATGGCAAACCTCAGGACGGCTATGGACTCAGCATTCTGGGATCAGCCCATTTCTTCTCCAAGAACCCTAGAAGGGAGTGCTGGCTCCATGCCCGGTGACCCATTCCCCTTGGATGCCACCCGAGCTAGCCGAGCCCTTAGGATTCAACAGCTCTCCCTGTTAGGAAATGGCTTCCCCCTCGGTATCATTCCCTCTCACTCTCCCACTTCTAACAAGGACCTCGCCACTGAGCGACATG ATACCGAGGGTTTTCTTCTCTATATATTAGCTGGATACTCTGGTTTGCCTCTTTCCAATGCAATAGAAGGCTGCGTGCATATTATCCTTCTCAAAGCCCGCAATGTCAAATCCCCAAGTGTACCAGGACAACTTTGTGTAGGATGCTCTGCTTTACAGATTGTTTTGTTGCTTGCTTCTTGCTATCAGCTGTGCACTCCATCACAATCTCACCTTAAATATGTTAATGTGTTGTTTTTGTTAAAGAGCTATGCCTTTG TTTCACTTTGTGGTGATGACTATGGTCTTCAACAACGTGTTATTTTGCAGCTTCCTTTGCATGATATCACTTTGGAGGCTGCATGACCTGAGCTGTTTATTG CATATTGGGATATTCCTGAGTCAATATCCTTAGATTTGTCTTCACTTGTCTCTGAATCTGGCTTCCGGTACCGTTTTGGGATACACAAAAGCAATGGTCATCCAAAGGCTATTAATGCTGTAAATGATCAGCCACCGCTTGCTTTGATGCCTGGATTATGTGGAAAGGTTTCCTTTTCTTACGAGAATAGAAAGGATCTTTGGAGGAAGAAACAGACTAAGAAGGACGTCATGGTAAAAGCAGATAAGGGTTGGATTTTAGGTCCCTCAAATGATGCGCGTCTAAGTGAACCCCATGCAGCAATATCTGGAAGTATTG GTGGCTCCTGTGCTGCATGTTTTGGGGGCAGGGGGAACTCAGCATCTGCAGATGGGGACATCTCAACCAGTACAAGGAACAGAGGTCCATCCAGTGCTGATTTGTTTGGCTCAGTTTGCTGTACTTTCCAACATGGGAAGTTTACAAAGCGATATGGTGATCTAACTAGGGTGGATGCCCGCCTGGATATCTATTCAGCTTTTGCTGTTACCAAAAGGGCTTTCAATATTTTCAGGTCTTCGGTTAGTGTTGCGGACAATGGATTGTCATCTCCCACGCTGAATTTGATTATTCAACAGCAGGCACTTAaagtctttcttttctttccagtCTTTAATGCATAA
- the LOC110663922 gene encoding putative invertase inhibitor, with protein sequence MKLSFSYLSLLLFFIAFHSITAANLIIQETCRKCAHIDPNIHYNFCVASLQASPDAHCANLRQLGIISLKITSLNVTDTGHYIKDLLKSKRLDPKLRACLNDCLDLYSDAIPALKQAIKDYNSNRYEEANIVVSSVTDASTTCEDGFKEIGIVSPLTGRNNNTFELSAIALSIINMLH encoded by the coding sequence ATGAAACTTAGCTTCTCTTACCTTTCCCTCCTACTTTTCTTCATTGCCTTCCACTCCATAACTGCAGCCAATCTCATCATCCAAGAAACTTGCAGGAAATGTGCCCATATTGATCCTAACATTCACTACAACTTCTGTGTAGCTTCCCTTCAAGCGTCTCCCGATGCCCACTGCGCTAATCTTCGCCAACTTGGCATCATCTCCCTCAAGATAACTAGCCTCAACGTGACCGACACCGGGCACTATATTAAGGACCTCTTGAAGAGCAAAAGACTGGATCCCAAACTCAGGGCTTGCTTAAATGATTGCCTCGATCTTTATTCAGATGCCATCCCCGCTCTGAAACAAGCCATCAAAGACTATAATTCTAACCGTTATGAAGAAGCCAATATTGTAGTGAGTTCAGTTACCGATGCCTCCACGACCTGTGAAGATGGATTCAAAGAAATAGGCATAGTTTCACCATTAACAGGAAGGAATAACAATACGTTCGAGTTGTCTGCTATAGCGCTTTCGATCATCAATATGCTCCATTAA
- the LOC110663923 gene encoding acyl carrier protein 1, mitochondrial isoform X2, with protein MAMRAALRHHFRVPVETLALAGFKSQPWSFSSSIRLMSSHDHHLTKEQVIDRVLDVVRSFPKVNPPRVTPDVHFQKDLGLDSLDNVEIIMAIEEEFKLEIPDKEAVKIDSCNLAIEYVYNHPMAA; from the exons ATGGCAATGAGAGCAGCCCTCCGTCACCATTTCCGGGTACCCGTAGAAACGCTGGCCCTAGCCGGATTCAAATCTCAGCCATGGAGCTTCTCTAGTTCTATCCGGTTAATGTCGTCGCATGATCATCATCTCACAAAGGAACAGGTCATTGACAGAGTCCTTGATGTTGTTAGGAGCTTCCCTAAAGTCAATCCACCTAGG GTGACTCCAGATGTACATTTCCAGAAAGATCtgggtttggatagcttggacaACGTAGAGATTATAATGGCTATAGAAGAGGAGTTCAAGCTGGAAATTCCAGACAAGGAAGCAGTTAAGATTGACTCCTGTAATCTTGCTATTGAGTATGTTTATAACCATCCGATGGCTGCTTGA
- the LOC110663923 gene encoding acyl carrier protein 1, mitochondrial isoform X1 — protein sequence MAMRAALRHHFRVPVETLALAGFKSQPWSFSSSIRLMSSHDHHLTKEQIPFPSNVATQVQAQFRDFFFLYQFIKYYLGPSIDRVTPDVHFQKDLGLDSLDNVEIIMAIEEEFKLEIPDKEAVKIDSCNLAIEYVYNHPMAA from the exons ATGGCAATGAGAGCAGCCCTCCGTCACCATTTCCGGGTACCCGTAGAAACGCTGGCCCTAGCCGGATTCAAATCTCAGCCATGGAGCTTCTCTAGTTCTATCCGGTTAATGTCGTCGCATGATCATCATCTCACAAAGGAACAG ATTCCATTCCCTTCAAATGTGGCAACACAAGTGCAAGCTCAATttcgagattttttttttttgtatcaaTTCATCAAATACTATTTGGGGCCTTCAATTGATCGG GTGACTCCAGATGTACATTTCCAGAAAGATCtgggtttggatagcttggacaACGTAGAGATTATAATGGCTATAGAAGAGGAGTTCAAGCTGGAAATTCCAGACAAGGAAGCAGTTAAGATTGACTCCTGTAATCTTGCTATTGAGTATGTTTATAACCATCCGATGGCTGCTTGA